A region of the Deltaproteobacteria bacterium CG2_30_66_27 genome:
GCCCGAGCTGGTCGGCTGGATGACGTCGGCCTCGTCGGACCTGCTCCGTGAAGACATCACCAACGATGTCCTCTCGACGCGGCCCGCGACCTTCCTCGCCGATTTCCACGCGTGCAACGGGTTCGACGTGATGAGCCGCGTTGGGGAGATCCGCGTTCCGACCCTCGTGGTGAACGGGGACGACGACCGCCTCACGCCGCTGAAGTATGGGGAGTACCTCGCCGCCAACATCCCGGGCGCGGTGCTCAAGATCATCCACGGCGCCGGCCACCTCGCGATGCTGGAGAAGCCGACCGAGGTCAACGCCGTCATTTCCTCCTTCGTGCATTCTCTCGAGGGGTAAGCCCTCCGAACCGAAGGAGCCGTCAGCTTCAACCTGTAGTCAGGTTCCGCAAATCAAATGTCTTCAAGTCTTATGCCCTTCCCAGACCTTAAACTGGTTCGTGCCGATTCAATCCGTTTCAGGAAACGCGGGTCGTTCTCCAATCTGTAATCGAACCAATCATCCTCAGATCCAAATCCAATAAGCACACCCGCCGGTATCCCATGACGAGTAATCACGATTTCCTCTTTTTCCGCCATCCGAATAAATCTCGACAGGTCGTCCTTCACATTGGACAATGCCACCTTCTTCATGACTCACCCTCCCATCTCTTCCAACCAGGAAGCCGCCTCGGTTTTAGAAACAATGGGTTTAAAGCGTGAACCTAACAGCCAAGCCCACCCGCCGCCATGGAGCGCCAGCGGAATGGTGGTCGGGTGCAGCGCCTTGTTAGCCCGGTTTGTGTCCATACTTGTCATGCGGCGGCCTGTTGCTGATACAGGTATTTCTGGAAGCCTGCGAACACCTTGCCAATCTCATCCGGCCTGCCCAGATCGGCCACGGCGTCGGAGATGGAGTTATGATACTTGAGCCGCAACAGGGGCGTGAGCTTCTCCTGATCGAGTTCCCCTACGCCGACCGACACGTAATGCGACAGCACGAAATCGAGAAACACCTGCTGTCTGGCGCTGAAACGTGCGTTGATCTGCACCTTGGCATTGGCGGCCCGCACCTCGCGGGTGACCGGCGGCAGGGCGTAGGCCACGTGGGCCAGCACGTCGAAGATATCGCTTTTCT
Encoded here:
- a CDS encoding prevent-host-death protein, which gives rise to MKKVALSNVKDDLSRFIRMAEKEEIVITRHGIPAGVLIGFGSEDDWFDYRLENDPRFLKRIESARTSLRSGKGIRLEDI